Proteins found in one Vallitalea guaymasensis genomic segment:
- a CDS encoding M15 family metallopeptidase, producing MYKKVGKIVLIVGALCLVFILAIGFIKDRKDTNEVTAQGNAVETEKDNKEQENDSKEEDNGIKELRLSEENLLLKIGDKYSVEVEGLLADGSLIDLTDDSKLLSHSNNEEKISIENGEIVVLDSAEADDEATITYVYENISATINVKVEAAEEPKKEEPKEEPKEEPKEEPKEEPKEEPKEEPKEENNQSDQNNNYNSNDKTVMIDEDGKQVVTNPKDIHVLVNKQRNLPSNYVPDDLIKPDIKFSFTHEDPKRYLREEAAHALERLVAQAKEEGIEIVGVSGYRSYKRQETIFNYNVNKRGYEAANKVSAKPGQSEHQTGLAIDVSCAGVNYKLQERLGELKEGKWLAENAHKFGFIIRYELGKEDITGYQYEPWHIRYLGEDLATDVYEKGLTYEEYFEQYMLNE from the coding sequence ATGTATAAAAAAGTTGGTAAAATAGTTTTGATTGTAGGGGCTCTGTGTTTGGTGTTTATTCTAGCGATAGGTTTTATAAAAGATAGAAAAGATACAAACGAAGTAACTGCACAGGGAAATGCGGTTGAAACTGAAAAAGATAATAAGGAACAAGAAAATGATTCCAAAGAAGAAGATAATGGTATAAAAGAATTACGATTATCTGAAGAAAATTTGCTATTAAAAATTGGTGATAAATATAGTGTTGAAGTTGAAGGATTATTAGCAGATGGAAGCTTAATAGATTTGACTGATGATAGTAAGTTACTAAGTCATTCAAATAATGAAGAGAAGATATCTATTGAAAATGGAGAAATAGTTGTTTTAGACAGTGCAGAAGCAGATGATGAAGCAACAATAACATATGTATATGAAAATATATCAGCTACAATTAATGTAAAAGTTGAAGCAGCTGAAGAACCAAAAAAAGAAGAGCCAAAGGAAGAGCCTAAAGAGGAACCAAAGGAAGAACCAAAAGAAGAGCCAAAAGAAGAACCAAAAGAAGAACCAAAGGAAGAAAACAATCAATCAGACCAAAATAATAATTACAATAGTAACGATAAGACAGTTATGATTGATGAAGATGGAAAACAAGTGGTAACAAATCCAAAAGATATTCACGTATTGGTTAATAAACAAAGAAATCTACCAAGCAATTATGTACCTGATGATTTAATTAAACCAGATATAAAGTTCTCATTTACTCATGAAGATCCTAAAAGATATTTGAGAGAAGAAGCTGCACATGCATTGGAAAGACTTGTAGCACAAGCAAAAGAAGAAGGTATAGAGATTGTTGGAGTTTCTGGATATCGTTCATATAAGAGACAAGAAACAATATTTAATTATAACGTGAATAAAAGAGGATACGAAGCTGCTAACAAAGTAAGTGCAAAACCTGGACAAAGTGAACATCAAACTGGTTTAGCTATTGATGTATCATGTGCAGGAGTTAACTATAAACTACAAGAAAGACTTGGAGAATTAAAAGAAGGAAAATGGTTAGCAGAAAATGCTCATAAATTTGGTTTTATTATTCGTTATGAATTAGGAAAAGAAGACATAACAGGATATCAGTATGAACCATGGCATATCCGTTATCTAGGTGAAGACCTTGCAACAGATGTTTATGAAAAAGGTCTTACTTATGAAGAATACTTTGAACAATATATGTTAAATGAGTAG
- a CDS encoding N-acetylmuramoyl-L-alanine amidase family protein has translation MKGSKKPIVCLDAGHGFYSCDKTTPEFEDGSTTHEAEQNYPIMYRVAKYLEFNGMKVILTNDNIYKDKSVKDRVEVCNESNADIMISIRKNGINRKWQSYAKGIETYCYKFGGEGEKLARRIHNNLINDTKLYNRGVKEGNWDVIQMTKVPAVLLELGFMDYLEEAKHMKDRLWHDKYAKAITKGICEYFEMEITEFPYLSINELEYYKEQIIELEDKIARLQKELLDKDMRKDDTNINHRG, from the coding sequence GTGAAAGGTAGTAAAAAACCAATCGTATGTCTTGACGCAGGTCACGGATTCTATTCGTGTGATAAAACAACACCTGAGTTTGAAGATGGAAGTACTACACATGAAGCAGAACAGAATTATCCCATAATGTATAGAGTAGCTAAATACCTAGAATTCAACGGAATGAAAGTTATTTTGACCAATGATAATATTTATAAGGATAAAAGTGTAAAAGATAGGGTAGAAGTATGTAATGAAAGTAATGCTGATATAATGATATCTATACGTAAAAATGGTATAAATCGTAAGTGGCAAAGTTATGCAAAAGGAATAGAAACATACTGTTATAAATTTGGTGGTGAAGGGGAAAAATTAGCAAGAAGAATACATAATAATCTAATTAATGATACCAAGTTGTATAATAGAGGTGTTAAAGAAGGAAATTGGGATGTAATACAAATGACAAAAGTTCCTGCCGTATTATTAGAGCTAGGATTCATGGATTATCTGGAAGAAGCTAAACACATGAAAGATAGATTATGGCATGATAAATATGCGAAAGCGATAACAAAAGGTATTTGTGAATACTTTGAAATGGAAATAACAGAATTTCCATATCTATCAATAAATGAATTAGAATATTATAAAGAGCAGATTATAGAGTTAGAAGATAAAATTGCTAGACTGCAGAAAGAGTTATTGGACAAAGACATGAGAAAAGATGATACAAACATAAATCATAGAGGATAA
- a CDS encoding ribose-phosphate diphosphokinase translates to MNTESEIKVFAGSTGKDFAEKICIYLKSQLGKSRVITFSEGNIYVKVEETVRDKDVYLVQSIGLRPNDEFTEILFWIDAFKRASANSVTVIMPYFSYAKGDKKDEPRVSIRGRVCTECIELAGADRVVTMDLHSPQIQGFFKKPVDHLFALPILCEYINSLKIDDLVVVSPDSGFAKEARKFARYLKLPVAIGDKEREGHDENAKIIEIVGNVKDKNALIVDDFSISGGTLIDLANELKKRGVNRIFACLSHVLLNKDGVTKLENSPIEKLISTDSVYNPYVMDSKKVKVISVAPLFAETISRIHKRESVSPLFNKVPKEVLQIEE, encoded by the coding sequence ATGAATACAGAAAGTGAAATAAAAGTATTTGCAGGAAGTACTGGTAAAGATTTTGCTGAAAAAATATGTATTTATCTAAAATCACAGTTAGGAAAATCAAGAGTCATAACATTCAGTGAGGGTAACATATATGTGAAAGTTGAGGAAACTGTTAGGGATAAAGATGTATATCTAGTACAGTCCATTGGATTACGTCCTAATGATGAATTTACAGAAATTTTATTCTGGATAGATGCATTCAAAAGGGCAAGCGCTAATTCTGTAACAGTCATCATGCCTTACTTTTCTTATGCAAAAGGAGATAAAAAAGATGAACCAAGAGTATCCATACGTGGTAGAGTATGTACAGAATGCATTGAATTGGCGGGAGCAGATAGAGTTGTAACCATGGATCTTCACAGTCCACAGATCCAGGGATTTTTTAAGAAACCAGTTGACCATCTATTCGCTTTGCCCATATTGTGTGAATACATTAATTCCTTAAAAATTGACGATTTAGTAGTGGTATCACCGGATTCAGGTTTTGCAAAAGAAGCTAGGAAATTTGCTAGGTACCTGAAGTTACCAGTAGCTATTGGAGATAAAGAAAGAGAAGGACATGACGAGAATGCTAAGATAATTGAAATAGTAGGTAATGTGAAGGATAAAAACGCACTGATAGTTGATGATTTTAGTATTTCTGGAGGAACATTGATAGATCTTGCTAATGAGTTGAAGAAACGTGGTGTAAATAGAATATTTGCATGTTTATCTCATGTGCTGTTGAATAAAGATGGAGTTACAAAGCTCGAAAATAGTCCAATAGAGAAGCTTATTTCAACTGATTCAGTATATAACCCATATGTAATGGACAGCAAAAAAGTAAAGGTAATTTCTGTTGCACCTTTATTTGCTGAGACTATAAGCAGAATACACAAAAGAGAATCAGTCAGTCCTCTGTTCAATAAAGTTCCAAAAGAAGTTTTACAGATTGAAGAATAA
- a CDS encoding AAA family ATPase: MLEKGFYQFIRKIKLERDGINPKEYPYCLKAVRELNELELHPNVTYIIGENGSGKSTLLEAIAVAFGFNPEGGSKNFNFSTEETHSVLSESLRLTKGVKKPSDGYFLRAESFYNVASNIEQLDREGGFGPPIIESYGGISLHEQSHGESFMSLLTYRFGGKGLYILDEPEAALSPTRQLALLRKLHELVMDDSQFIIATHSPIIMSYPNSTIYSLDDDYKKIEYQETEHYRVMKDFINNPVGMLRYIMKD, encoded by the coding sequence ATGCTGGAAAAAGGTTTTTATCAATTTATTCGTAAGATAAAGTTAGAACGTGATGGTATTAATCCCAAGGAATATCCATATTGTTTGAAAGCTGTACGTGAATTGAATGAATTAGAGTTGCATCCCAATGTTACATACATTATTGGAGAAAATGGGAGCGGGAAATCAACCCTATTAGAAGCAATTGCTGTGGCATTTGGGTTTAATCCTGAAGGTGGCAGTAAAAACTTTAATTTTAGTACAGAAGAAACACATTCGGTTTTATCAGAATCTCTACGTCTTACTAAAGGGGTTAAAAAACCAAGTGATGGTTATTTTCTAAGAGCAGAAAGTTTTTATAATGTAGCTTCTAATATTGAGCAGTTAGATAGAGAAGGAGGATTTGGTCCGCCTATAATAGAATCCTATGGAGGCATATCTTTACATGAACAATCTCATGGTGAGTCATTTATGTCATTACTTACTTACAGGTTTGGAGGTAAAGGATTATATATATTAGATGAGCCAGAAGCAGCTTTGTCACCAACAAGGCAGCTAGCATTATTAAGAAAGTTACATGAGTTGGTTATGGACGATTCACAGTTCATTATAGCGACCCACTCACCAATCATAATGAGTTATCCCAATTCAACCATCTATAGCTTAGATGATGATTATAAAAAGATTGAGTATCAAGAAACGGAGCATTATAGAGTTATGAAGGATTTTATAAATAATCCTGTAGGAATGTTAAGATATATTATGAAAGACTGA